The region AGCTCCGTGAGCGGAAATTTAAAGCTGGTGCCATCAACTTCGAAACAACTGAAGTTAAGTTTAAGCTTGACGAAACCGGCAAGCCAACAGGCGTGTACGTAAAAGAGCGTAAGGACGCCCATAAGCTGATAGAAGACTTTATGCTTTTAGCCAACCGCAAAGTGGCCGAGTTTGTAAGCAAAATGGGTAAAGGCAAACATAAATACACCTTTGTTTATCGGGGGCACGACTCCCCAAAACCCGACGCATTGGCTAATTTCGCGCAGTTTGCTGCAAGGTTTGGTTATAAGATAAATACAAAATCGGACAAAGAAATAGCCAGATCACTTAATCACCTGATGGAAGATGTGGAAGGCAAAAAAGAGCAGAACGTACTTACCCACCTGGCTATCCGGTCAATGGCAAAGGCAATTTACACTACGCAAAGCACAAGCCATTATGGACTGGCTTTCAGCCACTACACACACTTTACCTCACCTATTCGTAGATATCCCGATGTAATGGTGCACCGCCTATTGTTCCACTACCTTAATGGGGGACAAAGCGCCAATGCAGACCATTACGAGGAATTGTGCAAGCACAGTTCGGCTATGGAGAAAAAAGCTGCAGATGCAGAACGCTCTTCAGTAAAATACAAACAGGCTGAGTACCTGCGCGATCAAGTGGGCAACGTTTTCACAGGCATCATCTCCGGTGTTACTGAATGGGGTATGTATGTGGAGATCATTGAAAATAAGTGCGAAGGCATGATTCGCCTGCGCGACATCAGCGACGACTTTTACACCCTGGACGAAAAGAACTATGCCATTATTGGTCAGCGCAAAAAGAAGGTGTACCAGTTAGGCGACGAGGTAAAGATCCGCGTTAAACAGGTAGACCTTACCAAGAAACAGATTGATTTTAGTTTAGTACAGGATTAATTAGTTATTTAGCAGCTTCAACAACAATGGTTTGTTGCTCACCATAAAGAGCAAACACCGACGCTTAACGCTGCGCCGGTGTAATATTTCAAATGAGAAAACTCGAAAACCTGCAAGCGCTCATAGCCACATCTGTAGAGAAGCTGGCTTACCCGGTTTATCCGGCTGAGCTTTACGAGCCGATAAAATACATTTTAGCAATAGGCGGCAAACGTATGCGACCTGCCCTGCTGCTGATGGCTTGCGACCTGTTTGGCGGCGATGTAGAAGCTGCCCTTCCTCCTGCCCTTGCCATCGAGGTGTTCCACAACTTTACGTTGATGCATGACGACATTATGGACAATGCGCCAAAACGCCGTGGCCGTGCTACCGTCCATGAAAAATGGAACAACAACGTGGCGATCCTCAGCGGGGACGTAATGCTGATTGAAGGTTATAAGCTGATGATGCAGGTACGTAACGATCTCCTTCACCAGGTACTGGACATTTTTAATGATACTGCTGTAGGCGTATGTGAAGGCCAGCAGTTGGACATGACGTTCGAGACCAGCAATAACATTACCATTGCGGAGTACATTAACATGATCCGCCTGAAAACAGCTGTGGTATTGGGCGGCGCTTTAAAGATAGGCGCGCTTATTGGTAATGCTGATCAAACGGATGCTGACTTGTTATCCGACTTTGGCGTTAACCTTGGCATCGCGTTTCAGTTGCAGGACGACATACTGGACGTTTATGGTGACCCAGAGAAATTTGGCAAACAGGTTGGCGGAGACATCATCTCCAATAAAAAAACATATTTGCTACTTAAAGCTCAGGAATTATCAGGCAGTGATGAACTTAATACCTGGCTTGCCACTGCTCAGTTTGATGCAGCTGAAAAAGTAGCTGCAGTAACGGCCATTTATAACAAGGTTGATGTAAGGCGCCACGCCGAAGCAGAAATGCAGGCCTATGCCGAAAAAGCTTTTACGGCACTCGAGAAAATAAACCTGCCGGAAGACAGCAAACAATACCTCCGCGATTTTGCGGATGGCTTGCTGGTGAGGGAATATTAGATTAAATAAGTATGCAAAGAAACTGTCTTAAATGCGTTACCGCTTTACTTCTTTCTGTCTTCTGTTTTACCGTCTCCGCGCAAACTAAAACAACCTCCGGCGGTAAGCTCAAGCCCGAACAGGCCAACATGGATGTGCGCCATTATACCATAGCGCTGGACGTAAATTTTGAGCAAAAGACAATAGATGGTTACACCACTATTGACATTATCACTGCGAAACCTACGCGCACATTGTTGTTCGATCTGCTCGACTCACTTAATGTAAAAAGCGTGTCCGTTAATGGCACGAGCGAGCCATTTGTTTATAAGAACAACCTCATCAACATCAATACAACTAAAGAACTACCCGCTGGTAAGTACGCCGTTAAGGTGGTTTATGGCGGCAAGCCACATATTGCCGTTCGTCCGCCCTGGGACGATGGCTTTACCTTCACTCGCGATAGCACTGGCCACGATTGGCTGGCAGTTACTGCCGAGGGCACTGGCGGCAAGATCTATTACCCGTGCAAAGATCACCCCTCCGACGAGCCAAATGAAGGTGCCGATCTCATTATTACTGTGCCTAAGGGTCTGGTGGTTGCCGGTCCGGGATTGCTGGTGAAACAGTCAACCAGTGGCAATAAGGCTACTTTTCATTGGCGCACCAAATACACCATCAACAACTACAGCATTCTTTTTAACGTAGGCGACTACAAACTGGTAAAACGCAGTTACAAAAGCATCGCCGGCAACACGGTACCAATGTGGTTCTACGTACTTAACGAGCATGCCGAAAAAGCTGATAAGCTGATGGACATCTTCGAGGTAACCATCCACGAAAAGGAGAAGTACTTTGGCGAATACCCTTGGGCTAAAGAAAAAGTCGGGCTGGTAGAAACGCCACACTTAGGTATGGAGCACCAAAGCATGGTGGCTTACGGCAACAAGTTCAGGTATGTAAAAGTAGGCAACCAAGATTACGACTGGCTGCTGCACCACGAGTTCGGTCACGAATGGTGGGGAAACAAAGTTACCGCTATTGACTGGGCCGACTACTGGATACACGAGGGAATAGATAGCTACTCTGATGCGCTTTTTACCCTGGAGTTTGCCGGTAAACCAGCTTATATAGACTACTTTAAAAAATCAGGTAAAGGCATCCAGAACAAGCAGCCATTGGTATTAGGTAAAGACATTGATGAAGAGTCGGCATACAATAATGACATTTATACCAAGGGGGCCTTTTTTATGCACACGCTTAATTATGTTATGGGCGACAGCCTTTTCTTCCCTACTTTGAAAAGCTTTGCTACATCGCCGGAACACACCTATAATAACCTCAACAATACAGATGGTGTAGAAGAGTTCTTCAGCAAAGCTTACGGTAAATCGTTAAAGCCTTTGTTTGACATGTACCTGCGTACTACCAATAAGCTTGAGATAAGCGTTACCACCGGACGACGCGACAACCAATATTTGATCAAGCTTTCTAACATCAATATGGATCTCCCTCTTGATGTTACAACCGATGGCGGTGTGCATCACATTACGGCGAGCAGTAAAGGCATTATCATCACCAGCAAAACCATGCCGGTTATAGATGCGGATGGCTGGTATTTCAAGAAAGTAACTTACGAATAGAGTACATTTCTTAATCTTTTAGGAAAGAGAAGTTCGATCTGAAAGTCAGCTTCTCTTCTTTTTTAAAATAAATTCTACTATTCCCGTATACTATATATATATTTGGAAGTATAACATGAATAACACTGCAACTATTTGCTTTAACCAACTGATGTTTTGCTGTATGTACAGCCAAGGCGAGCGGTTGTAAGTAGTTGAGAATAAATGTATCAGCCTCTTCAGCCGCAGCAGAAGGGGCTTTTTTTTAAGATATAACCAAAACGATATGCAGAGCTTCAGGACAGAACTGGAGAACCCGATAGTAGAGCAGGACATCATAGACCTGGAGCGAAAAATACGTGCTTTCCGTGAAGGGAAGATCCACGACGAGAAGTTCCGTAGTCTTCGACTTGCACGTGGTGTTTACGGGCAGCGCCAGCCGGGTGTACAAATGGTGCGTATAAAGCTGCCATTTGGTAAGGTGACCTTCAAACAGTTGCTGAAAATAGCCGACATCTCCGATGAATACGGCAGCAGCAATCTGCACCTAACTACCCGCCAGGACATCCAGATACATTATGTAAGCCTGGACCGTACCCCACAGTTATGGGCCGAACTGGAACAAGATGATATAACTCTACGCGAAGCCTGTGGTAATACTGTCCGCAACGTAACTGCATCGCCTACTGCCGGCATCGACCCAAAAGAACCATTTGATGTTTCACCGTATGCACAGGCAACATTCGAGTATTTTCTTCGAAATCCTGTTTGCCAGGAAATGGGCCGCAAATTCAAGATCTCGTTCTCGTCAACGGATGACGATACCGCTTTCTCTTACATACATGACCTCGGCTTCATCCCCAAATTAAAAGAGAATGGCGACAGGGGCTTTAAGGTAATGCTAGGTGGCGGTTTAGGCGCGCAGCCCTTACTGGCAAGTATAGTTGAAGAGTTTTTACCTGAAGCCCAACTTATACCGTTTATAGAGGCTATCATCCGTGTGTTCGACCGCTACGGAGAGCGCAATAATCGCAATAAGGCCCGTATGAAGTATCTTATTCAAAAACTAGGTTTAGATGAAGTGCTGCGCCTGGCCAAAGAAGAACGTACCGCATTAAAGGTTAAAACCTACCCTATCAACCGTAATGCTATAGAAGAGGCACCCCTGCCAACAGCAACAGCATATCCGCAGGTAGAAATAGCTAACCCTTTCCGTTATGATCAATGGCTGGCAACCAATGTTTTCGAACAAAAGCAAACCGGTTTTTACGGGGTGTACATAAAAGTTCCCGTTGGCGATATCCCGTCAGATAAGGCACGCGCGTTAGTTGCCGCTATACAGCCTTATGTCGGCGACGAGATACGTATTACACAAAACCAGGGCCTATTACTCAAGTTTGTTCGTAAAGAAGCGTTGGCTGCCCTGTACGAAGGCCTGCACGCGCTGGACCTTGCCGCCCCGGGTTTTGACAGCCTTGCCGACGTAACCACCTGTCCCGGTACTGATACTTGCAACCTGGGCATCAGCAACAGCATGACTATGGCGCGGGTACTGGAAGATGTGATCTATAACGAATACGAAGATTTTATTTATAACCGCGATATCAAGATTAAAATAAGTGGTTGTATGAACAGTTGCGGTCAACATGGGCTAGCGCATATCGGCTTTCACGGCAGTTCGTTAAAAGCCGGCGCTAAAGTACTCCCTTCTGTACAAGTGATGTTAGGCGGTGGTACGGTAGGCGACGGTGTGGGCCGGGCCGCCGAACGGGTGATAAAAGTACCGTCTAAACGTGCAACACATGTTTTAAGAGCGGTACTGAACGACTACAAAGCTTTATCTCACGAGGAAGAACGGTTTAATGATTATTACGACAGGCAGGGAAAAGATTACTTCTACCGCCTGTTAAAGCCACTTGCCGACCTGGCCACCCTTACAGATGACGAGTTTGTAGACTGGGGGCACCAGGAAACCTTTGCCACAGCAATAGGTGTTGGTGAGTGTGCCGGTGTGGTAATAGACCTGGTCGCAACGCTGCTGTACGAAGCAGATGAAAAACTTGGGTGGGCAAACGGCTCATACGAAAAGGGATTATGGAGCGATGCCATATACCACTCATACAATACCATGATCAGCTGCGCTAAAGCCTTATTGCTTGATAAAGGCGTAAACAGCAGCACGCAGGCAGGCATTATAAAAGAATTTGATAACAATTACGTAGAAACAGGCGAGCTCACCCTTAACGGCAGCTTTACGGACCTGGTGCTGCAAATAAACAAGAACGAACCGTCAGAAAAATTTGCAACTGCCTATAAACAACAGGCAACGCAGTTCCTGGCATTGGTTAAAGAAAAAAGAGAGGCGGTGTTACAGTCATGATCATTACAACAACAAAGAACACGGTAAAAGAACCACGGATCACATTGGTTGGTGCTGGCCCCGGCGATGCCGAACTGATCACCATAAAAGGCATAAAAGCTTTACAAGCTGCCGATGTGGTGCTTTATGATGCCCTGGTGAACGAAGAGCTGCTGGAGTTTGCGCCCGAAGGTGCTACCAAGGTTTACGTAGGTAAACGCTCGGGGGATCATTCTTTTTCACAGGAGAACATTAACAAGCTAATGATAGACTATGCCCTTAACTATGGGCACGTTGTACGTTTAAAAGGCGGCGATCCGTTTGTATTTGGCCGGGGTTACGAAGAGCTTGACCACGCTGCCGATTACAGCATTCCCGCCGAAGTTATCCCCGGCATCTCAAGTTCTATTGGTGTACCCGGCCTGCAGGGTATCCCGGTAACCCATCGTGGTTTAAGCGAGAGTTTTTGGGTGGTAACCGGCACCACTTCAGAAGGAAAAGTATCTGCCGACCTGTATGAAGCAGCCAAAACCAAAGCAACTGTTGTTGTGCTGATGGGTATTCATAAACTTGCCGAAATAGCGGAGATATTCCGTAACAAAGGCAAGCACAGGCTGCCTGCTGCCGTAATACAAAGCGGCTCTACCGCAAACGAGAAAGTTGTTGTAGGCATTGTAGATACCATTGCCGAACTCGCAGAAGAGAACAACATCTCCTCTCCTGCTTTGATCGTGTTTGGTGACGTAGTCTCTTTACACCCAAAATTTCAGCCCATCAGGGAGTTTTATGACATTGTTGCACAAGAATAATATAACAGAGCCTCAGCCGGAAAAAACGCGTGGAAATGAACTTTTCCCCGTATTTTTAAAGCTGGAGAACCTGCATACGGTGCTTGTCGGCGGCGGTAATGTTGGCTTGGAAAAGCTAACCGCCCTGCTGCAGAACAGCCCCGCAGCAGCGGTGACTGTCGTATCTAAAACTTTCCTGCCGCAAATAGAGGCATTAGCCGGCGGGCACCCGCAAGTAGTGCTTAAACAGAAGGCTTTTGAAGAAACAGACCTGGAAGCTGCCGATATTGTAATTGCTGCTACAAACGATTCCGACCTGAACAAGTACGCGCGGCAAGCGGCACATGACCGTAAGTTGCTGATTAATGTGGCTGACAAGCCGGCGCTATGCGATTTTTATCTTGGCTCTATTGTACAAAAGGGCGACTTAAAATTAGCCATTTCTACAAACGGGAAATCACCCACAGTAGCCAAGCGCCTTAAAGAGGTTTTAAACGAAGCGCTACCTGCAGAGCTTGACATAACCCTGCAGCAGATGAGCCAGGTACGCAACAACCTCTCTGGCGACTTTGCTCACAAAGTGAAAGAACTTAACAAGGTAACAGCTATTTTAATCGGCGGCGAAAAACCACCCAGCAACAAGCTGCTGAAACTGGTGGTTTGGGGTACGTTTGTCCTGTTCCTGGCAATTACCTTTTCGGCACTGTGGCTTAAAGAGCCTGGTTTTAAAAACTTTGTAGAGCATATTAATCCAATGTTTTACTACTTCCTGGGAGCTGGTTTTGTATTCGCCCTTATCGATGGAGCTATAGGCATGTCTTACGGTGTTACCTCTACTACCTTTTCTCTGTCCATGGGTATCCCTCCTGCATCTGCCAGTATGGGCGTGCACCTTTCAGAAATAATGAGCAACGGCATAGCCGGCTGGATGCATTATAGGATGGGTAACGTAAACTGGAAGCTGTTTAAATTACTACTCGTACCAGGCATTATAGGTGCAGTAACCGGCGCTTACCTGTTATCATCGCTGGAGCATTACGCTCAGTATACTAAGCCGCTGGTATCTGTTTACACGCTGATATTGGGTTCTGTTATATTCATGAAAGCTATCAATCTGAACCGCAAACGTAAAGGCGGAAAGATCAAAAACATATCCTTACTGGGATTAGGCGGCGGTTTTATCGACGCTGTTGGTGGTGGCGGCTGGGGTTCTATTGTACTCTCCACTTTAATTGCCGGTGGACGCCATCCAAGGTTTTCGCTGGGAACGGTAAAGCTATCAAGGTTTTTCGTCGCCTTAATGGGCTCGCTTACGTTTATAGCCATGCTTAATGGCAAACATTGGGAAGCGGTAGCAGGATTGATCATCGGCAGTGCGCTGGCATCGCCAATAGCCGCACGAATATCAAACAAGATCTCTGCGCGGGCAATCATGTTTGCGGTAGCAGTTATTGTAATTTTAATCAGTTTACGCAGTATAATTTTATTTATAACAAAGGTTTTTTAAGTGGCAGATACTACTTACATATCGCAGCTGATCGACGGGAAAGATCCGGTTCTAGCTTTACAGGTGCTGGCTAATGAATTCCCGGGCGGGATCGTGTTCTCCACCAGTTTCGGGTGGGAAGACCAGGTAATTACACACATGATCTTCGCCAACAACATCCCCATAAAGGTTTTCACACTGGAAACCGGTCGCTTGTTCCCCGAAACTTATTACGTGTGGAACCGCACGATGGAGATATACGGCCAACCTATTCATGCTTATTACCCGGTGCACCACTTGTTGGAAGAAATGGTAAACCGTAAAGGCCCTAACAGTTTTTATGAGTCGGTAGAAAACCGTAAAGAATGCTGTGGAATTCGCAAGATAGAACCACTTCACCGTGCTCTGGCGGGCAACAAGCTGTGGGTAACAGGCATCCGGGCAGAGCAATCTCCCAACCGGGAAGACATGAGCAACGTGGAATGGGACGCGGGTAATAACCTGTACAAGTTCCACCCTATCTTCAACTGGACCTTGGATGATGTTAAGGCATACATCAAACTACATAATATACCATACAATACACTGCATGATCGCGGTTTTCCGAGCATAGGCTGCGCGCCCTGCACCCGTGCTGTACAGCCTGGCGAAGACTTTAGGGCCGGGCGCTGGTGGTGGGAAGACCAAAGTAAAAAAGAGTGCGGTCTGCACTCGCATGCAGTTGAACTAAATGATTTAAAAGAATGAGCAGACACCGGTTAGATCACCTGGACGAGTTAGAGGCAGAAGCCATATACATTTTGCGCGAAGTTGCCGGGCAGTTTGAAAAGCCTGCTTTGCTATTTTCCGGCGGTAAAGATTCTATTACGCTGGTGCACCTTGCATTAAAAGCATTTCGCCCGGGTAAGTTTCCTTTTCCGCTGGTACATATAGACACCGGCCATAACTTTGACGAAACTATTACCTACCGTGATGAGATGATCGCCCGCATAGGTGAGAAATTAATCATAGGCCATGTGCAGGACAGCATTAACAAGGGCAAGGTAATAGAACAAAAAGGCAAAAACGCCAGTCGCAATGCGCTGCAAACAGTCACCCTTTTGGACACCATTGCCAAACACGGTTTTGATGCTTGTATAGGCGGCGCCCGCCGCGACGAGGAAAAAGCCCGCGCTAAAGAACGCATCTTTTCTGTACGTGATGAATTTGGCCAGTGGGATCCTAAACGCCAGCGCCCCGAGTTGTGGAACATCTACAACGGCAAAATTCATAAAGGGGAGAACGTACGCGTGTTCCCGATAAGCAACTGGACAGAACTTGATGTATGGAATTACATCCGCAGGGAGAATATTCCATTACCTACTATTTACTTCGCCCACCAAAGGGATTGCATTACCCGCAACGGCCAGTTAATGGCGGCTTCCCCATTCCTGAATATGGATGAGGATGATGTGATAACCCGCAGAAACGTACGCTTCCGTACAGTTGGCGACATGACCTGTACCGCGGCAGTGGAATCTTACGCGTTCGAGATAGATGACATCATCGACGAGATTGCATCCTCTAAAATAAGTGAGCGTGGCGCCCGTATGGACGACAAGGTAAGCGAAGCTGCTATGGAAGAACGCAAAAAAGGCGGGTATTTTTAACTAAATCTGATATCCAAATAGATGGACATATTAAAATTTATAACAGCAGGCAGTGTAGATGACGGCAAAAGCACGTTGATAGGTCGCCTTTTGTACGATAGTGAGGCAATACTTGCAGATCAGCTGGAGGCGCTGCATGCATCCAACCGCAAGAACGACGATGGTACTATAGATCTTGCAATACTTACAGACGGCCTTAAAGCCGAACGCGAGCAGGGCATTACTATCGACGTGGCTTACAAATACTTTGACACCGACAAGCGTAAGTTTATTATTGCTGACGCGCCGGGACATATACAGTACACCCGTAACATGGTTACCGGTGCAAGTAACGCCGGTTTAGCCATTATTTTGGTTGATGCCCGCAAGGGCGTGGTCGAACAAACTACAAGGCACTCTTTCCTAGTGTCGCTACTACAGATACCGCAAGTGGTAGTAGCAATAAACAAAATGGACATGGTTGGCTACAACGAGGATGTGTTCAACAAGATTGTAGCTGATTATAAAGTACTGGCAGGCAAGGTGGGCTTAACCAATGTAACTTACATCCCGGTGAGTGCGCTGAAAGGCGATAATATTGTTTACCCGTCATCAAACATGAGCTGGTATATTGGCGACAGCCTTTTGAGCCACCTGGAAAACGTAGAGATCAAGATAGATGATCTTTCGTCACACGCCAGGCTGCCTGTGCAATGGGTAGTGCGCCCGCAAACAGAGGAATTGCATGACTATCGGGGTTATGCCGGACGTGTATCCAGCGGGTCGTTCAGGGTTAATGATAAGGTTACTGTTCTCCCATCCGGTTTCAGCTCAACAGTATCCAAAATTGAACTGTATGAGAAGCAGCCCTATGAAGCAGTAGCTGGCATGTCGGTTACTTTGCACCTGGCAGATAACATCGACATCAGCCGTGGCGATATCATAGTAAGTAGTGCCGGCCAGCCGCAAGTGTCAAACCTCATAGAGGCTGACCTTTGCTGGATGGACACACGAGTTCTAGACACGTCCCTGACCTATCTGGTTCAGCACAATACTAAAACGGTACGCTGCAAAATAAGTGAAGTGCTGTATAAGGTAAATATCAACACGTTGGAGAAAGATTTCGATGAGGAGTTTAAGTTAAACGACATTGGCCGCGTGGTTATCAAAACTGCCGAACCGCTGGCGTTTGACCCTTACCAGGTCAATAAAGCTAACGGTGGCGCTATCATTATTGACAGCCGCACAAATGTCACAGTAGGTGCGCTTATGCTGCGGCAGGCTGTGGACTAACCAAGGAGAATTATCAATTATATACTGCAGTTAAGTGAGAACCCCGGCAAGGTGCAACTTGTACGGGGTTTATTGTTTAATAATTTGTCGTAATGTGCGATTTCCAACAAATAGCATTAATTCACCTTTTGGATAATAAAAAAAAGCGGGCAGCTCACCCGCCCGCTTTTCTAAAACTAAATTAAACCTAAAAACAATTTCAAATATTATTGCGGACGCTGGCCGCTGAGCAGCCCGTCCAGCGTTACAGATACATAGTAGATGCCGCCGATAGTTGGGCCGCCGGCATATTGTATATACCGCTTGTTGAACACGTCGGTAGCACCTAGCTTAAAGGTTGCATAGTAAACCGGCACATGGTAAGTTACCTGCGCATCAACCGCGTGTATGGCCGGTACTGTCCCGGTTACAAGCGGGCTCTCCCACAAGTAAGATTCCTGCCATTTATAAACGATGTTAAAGCCGAAGTTCTTTACCACCTCGCGATTACCGAACGAGAGGTTTCCTGACCATTTCGGCGTATTAAAGCCAGTGACGAATATATCTGAAGACTTTTGGGCTTTAAGCTTGTTAAAGCTCGCATTACCAGATACTGTATACCGTTTATAGAAGTTGTAGGTAAGGCCTACAGATGAACCGTAGTTGTTGTAGGCGTTTTTAGCATTGGTATAAACACGATAGCGGCTTTGTCCCTGGCTGGCGGCGTTAGTGCCGGTAGCCGTCGTTGGGTCGCGGTTAACATCGAGCATTGCTAGTACAGCGGCATCGGTGCCAACTGTTGTTCCGTTGGGCACAAATACCTGTACCTGGCCCTGGAAACCATTATAGCGGTTAGCATAAGCATCTATATCTAAAAATACTTTATTATCCAGCAGGATGCCTTTATAACCAAGCTCAAACGAGGTTATCTGCTCCGGCCTCGCTTTAGGAAGGTCGGCCACTTGCAGCATTCCGCGGTTTTTTAAAGCTGTAGCATCATCTCCGGTGGTCGACTGTGCTTTTACTGCGGCGTTAAAGGCCGTTACTGATGATTGTGTATAGCTATTATCCAAGTAGCCCAATCCCTCGTTTATAAAACCGAGGCTGCCCACACGTTTTACACGACCATTG is a window of Mucilaginibacter terrenus DNA encoding:
- a CDS encoding polyprenyl synthetase family protein — encoded protein: MRKLENLQALIATSVEKLAYPVYPAELYEPIKYILAIGGKRMRPALLLMACDLFGGDVEAALPPALAIEVFHNFTLMHDDIMDNAPKRRGRATVHEKWNNNVAILSGDVMLIEGYKLMMQVRNDLLHQVLDIFNDTAVGVCEGQQLDMTFETSNNITIAEYINMIRLKTAVVLGGALKIGALIGNADQTDADLLSDFGVNLGIAFQLQDDILDVYGDPEKFGKQVGGDIISNKKTYLLLKAQELSGSDELNTWLATAQFDAAEKVAAVTAIYNKVDVRRHAEAEMQAYAEKAFTALEKINLPEDSKQYLRDFADGLLVREY
- a CDS encoding M1 family metallopeptidase is translated as MQRNCLKCVTALLLSVFCFTVSAQTKTTSGGKLKPEQANMDVRHYTIALDVNFEQKTIDGYTTIDIITAKPTRTLLFDLLDSLNVKSVSVNGTSEPFVYKNNLININTTKELPAGKYAVKVVYGGKPHIAVRPPWDDGFTFTRDSTGHDWLAVTAEGTGGKIYYPCKDHPSDEPNEGADLIITVPKGLVVAGPGLLVKQSTSGNKATFHWRTKYTINNYSILFNVGDYKLVKRSYKSIAGNTVPMWFYVLNEHAEKADKLMDIFEVTIHEKEKYFGEYPWAKEKVGLVETPHLGMEHQSMVAYGNKFRYVKVGNQDYDWLLHHEFGHEWWGNKVTAIDWADYWIHEGIDSYSDALFTLEFAGKPAYIDYFKKSGKGIQNKQPLVLGKDIDEESAYNNDIYTKGAFFMHTLNYVMGDSLFFPTLKSFATSPEHTYNNLNNTDGVEEFFSKAYGKSLKPLFDMYLRTTNKLEISVTTGRRDNQYLIKLSNINMDLPLDVTTDGGVHHITASSKGIIITSKTMPVIDADGWYFKKVTYE
- a CDS encoding HEPN domain-containing protein, with translation MQSFRTELENPIVEQDIIDLERKIRAFREGKIHDEKFRSLRLARGVYGQRQPGVQMVRIKLPFGKVTFKQLLKIADISDEYGSSNLHLTTRQDIQIHYVSLDRTPQLWAELEQDDITLREACGNTVRNVTASPTAGIDPKEPFDVSPYAQATFEYFLRNPVCQEMGRKFKISFSSTDDDTAFSYIHDLGFIPKLKENGDRGFKVMLGGGLGAQPLLASIVEEFLPEAQLIPFIEAIIRVFDRYGERNNRNKARMKYLIQKLGLDEVLRLAKEERTALKVKTYPINRNAIEEAPLPTATAYPQVEIANPFRYDQWLATNVFEQKQTGFYGVYIKVPVGDIPSDKARALVAAIQPYVGDEIRITQNQGLLLKFVRKEALAALYEGLHALDLAAPGFDSLADVTTCPGTDTCNLGISNSMTMARVLEDVIYNEYEDFIYNRDIKIKISGCMNSCGQHGLAHIGFHGSSLKAGAKVLPSVQVMLGGGTVGDGVGRAAERVIKVPSKRATHVLRAVLNDYKALSHEEERFNDYYDRQGKDYFYRLLKPLADLATLTDDEFVDWGHQETFATAIGVGECAGVVIDLVATLLYEADEKLGWANGSYEKGLWSDAIYHSYNTMISCAKALLLDKGVNSSTQAGIIKEFDNNYVETGELTLNGSFTDLVLQINKNEPSEKFATAYKQQATQFLALVKEKREAVLQS
- the cobA gene encoding uroporphyrinogen-III C-methyltransferase, whose protein sequence is MIITTTKNTVKEPRITLVGAGPGDAELITIKGIKALQAADVVLYDALVNEELLEFAPEGATKVYVGKRSGDHSFSQENINKLMIDYALNYGHVVRLKGGDPFVFGRGYEELDHAADYSIPAEVIPGISSSIGVPGLQGIPVTHRGLSESFWVVTGTTSEGKVSADLYEAAKTKATVVVLMGIHKLAEIAEIFRNKGKHRLPAAVIQSGSTANEKVVVGIVDTIAELAEENNISSPALIVFGDVVSLHPKFQPIREFYDIVAQE
- a CDS encoding TSUP family transporter, which encodes MTLLHKNNITEPQPEKTRGNELFPVFLKLENLHTVLVGGGNVGLEKLTALLQNSPAAAVTVVSKTFLPQIEALAGGHPQVVLKQKAFEETDLEAADIVIAATNDSDLNKYARQAAHDRKLLINVADKPALCDFYLGSIVQKGDLKLAISTNGKSPTVAKRLKEVLNEALPAELDITLQQMSQVRNNLSGDFAHKVKELNKVTAILIGGEKPPSNKLLKLVVWGTFVLFLAITFSALWLKEPGFKNFVEHINPMFYYFLGAGFVFALIDGAIGMSYGVTSTTFSLSMGIPPASASMGVHLSEIMSNGIAGWMHYRMGNVNWKLFKLLLVPGIIGAVTGAYLLSSLEHYAQYTKPLVSVYTLILGSVIFMKAINLNRKRKGGKIKNISLLGLGGGFIDAVGGGGWGSIVLSTLIAGGRHPRFSLGTVKLSRFFVALMGSLTFIAMLNGKHWEAVAGLIIGSALASPIAARISNKISARAIMFAVAVIVILISLRSIILFITKVF
- a CDS encoding phosphoadenylyl-sulfate reductase, with the protein product MADTTYISQLIDGKDPVLALQVLANEFPGGIVFSTSFGWEDQVITHMIFANNIPIKVFTLETGRLFPETYYVWNRTMEIYGQPIHAYYPVHHLLEEMVNRKGPNSFYESVENRKECCGIRKIEPLHRALAGNKLWVTGIRAEQSPNREDMSNVEWDAGNNLYKFHPIFNWTLDDVKAYIKLHNIPYNTLHDRGFPSIGCAPCTRAVQPGEDFRAGRWWWEDQSKKECGLHSHAVELNDLKE
- the cysD gene encoding sulfate adenylyltransferase subunit CysD is translated as MSRHRLDHLDELEAEAIYILREVAGQFEKPALLFSGGKDSITLVHLALKAFRPGKFPFPLVHIDTGHNFDETITYRDEMIARIGEKLIIGHVQDSINKGKVIEQKGKNASRNALQTVTLLDTIAKHGFDACIGGARRDEEKARAKERIFSVRDEFGQWDPKRQRPELWNIYNGKIHKGENVRVFPISNWTELDVWNYIRRENIPLPTIYFAHQRDCITRNGQLMAASPFLNMDEDDVITRRNVRFRTVGDMTCTAAVESYAFEIDDIIDEIASSKISERGARMDDKVSEAAMEERKKGGYF
- a CDS encoding sulfate adenylyltransferase subunit 1 — its product is MDILKFITAGSVDDGKSTLIGRLLYDSEAILADQLEALHASNRKNDDGTIDLAILTDGLKAEREQGITIDVAYKYFDTDKRKFIIADAPGHIQYTRNMVTGASNAGLAIILVDARKGVVEQTTRHSFLVSLLQIPQVVVAINKMDMVGYNEDVFNKIVADYKVLAGKVGLTNVTYIPVSALKGDNIVYPSSNMSWYIGDSLLSHLENVEIKIDDLSSHARLPVQWVVRPQTEELHDYRGYAGRVSSGSFRVNDKVTVLPSGFSSTVSKIELYEKQPYEAVAGMSVTLHLADNIDISRGDIIVSSAGQPQVSNLIEADLCWMDTRVLDTSLTYLVQHNTKTVRCKISEVLYKVNINTLEKDFDEEFKLNDIGRVVIKTAEPLAFDPYQVNKANGGAIIIDSRTNVTVGALMLRQAVD